Proteins from one Trichoplusia ni isolate ovarian cell line Hi5 chromosome 9, tn1, whole genome shotgun sequence genomic window:
- the LOC113497418 gene encoding uncharacterized protein LOC113497418: MSAVEVPFPVESRNFLGEQLVAGRCNSTENGSPSLDDEGPTAEPMLDDILHFLTVRLNTTSVIRYYSKLGFRTYEGTWTGLLGALMDDSVDFALEPVTVHATRRQDMDFIFPIAETICNNNGFLSTVTCMYKTSLCFRCNIYIRQQETSTVRDIFLAPFSARLVACVMAVALLAAISVFVISRMTTTRCVKVVEFKKKTYFTLLQGGTWTPSNPAASVVLIVCLFFAVVTYNAYAAFITSVLSVRVASVDTIAAVLHSPNFKIGYIRNGADQMYLMVMLTFSSIFKTDFNANDISTKVVSTKDVQLNAFYIRGYSDADNLVTSAEEGLARAARQDYAFFAGQRVARSTLR; the protein is encoded by the exons ATGTCGGCGGTCGAGGTACCATTCCCGGTAGAATCCCGCAATTTCTTGGGAGAACAACTTGTTGCGGGCAGATGCAATTCAACGGAGAATGGAAGCCCTTCGCTAGACGACGAGGGACCGACCGCAGAACCAATGTTGGACGATATACTACATTTCTTGACAGTGCGACTGAATACTAC TTCCGTGATCCGTTACTACAGTAAGCTGGGTTTCCGCACGTATGAGGGTACTTGGACCGGCTTACTTGGCGCCCTGATGGATGACTCTGTAGATTTCGCACTCGAACCCGTTACAGTTCACGCGACGCGCCGACAAGACATGGATTTTATTTTCCCAATAGCAGAAACAAT ATGCA ataataatgGCTTTCTATCAACTGTCACTTGTATGTATAAAACTTCTTTGTGTTTTAGGTGCAACATATATATTCGACAGCAAGAGACGTCAACGGTCCGTGACATATTCCTGGCTCCGTTCAGCGCTCGGCTCGTAGCCTGCGTCATGGCAGTCGCACTCCTCGCCGCGATCTCCGTCTTCGTCATCAGCAGAATGACCACGACT cgttgtgtgaaagttgtggaatttaaaaaaaaaacctattttactCTGTTACAAGGCGGTACGTGGACTCCTTCGAATCCTGCCGCGAGTGTGGTGCTGATAGTCTGCCTGTTCTTCGCTGTGGTCACTTACAATGCATATGCTGCCTTCATCACGTCAGTTCTATCAGTCCGAGTGGCCAGTGTTGACACCATTGCAGCAGTTCTCCACTCTCCCAACTTTAAAATCGGATACATAAGAAATGGCGCTGATCAAATGTACCTCATGGTAATGTTAACCTTTTCATCAATATtcaaaactgattttaatgctaatgacatttctacaaaaGTTGTA TCAACAAAAGATGTTCAGCTAAATGCATTCTACATTCGAGGATATTCCGACGCTGATAATTTGGTGACGTCAGCGGAGGAGGGGCTGGCTCGAGCTGCAAGGCAGGACTACGCCTTTTTTGCCGGACAAAGGGTAGCACGTTCTACTCTTAGGTAA
- the LOC113497380 gene encoding (11Z)-hexadec-11-enoyl-CoA conjugase, giving the protein MVDGSDGSAPEQPQLSRSREANWPAVLIFIHIHLLALYGTWLLFTEIKLLTFIFFLVLVMVAMLGMTTGAHRLWAHRSYKASTGLRITLMLFQTLAGVGSIYDWVQYHRLHHAHFATEDDPYDYNKGFVYAHFLTRLRKLSPHQEKLKAAIDMSDLESDSVVMFQKKLYWVLYAVLFLLLPLNAPLEYWGDSILSATFVIGFLRYFVVLHASWLIDSAICVWGLKPGEKSPPDTNAVFIITKSFWPHYHYLVPYDYKSGEYGTYDSGCSTAFIRVWAALGLATDLRTVETGTVQKALADSAKTKKNLKTCIDSAVTHQQLPEEHYLKRG; this is encoded by the exons ATGGTGGATGGATCTGACGGCTCCGCGCCGGAGCAGCCGCAGCTCAGCAGGAGTCGGGAAGCTAACTGGCCCGCAGTACTGATCTTCATACACATACATCTGCTGGCCCTATACGGAACATGGCTGCTGTTCACCGAGATCAAACTCCTCACCTTCATATTCT ttttggtACTCGTTATGGTAGCAATGCTTGGCATGACAACAGGAGCCCATCGACTCTGGGCGCACAGATCCTACAAAGCTAGCACAGGATTGCGCATCACACTTATGCTTTTCCAGACGTTGGCTGGAGTA GGCTCTATTTACGACTGGGTACAGTACCACAGGCTGCATCACGCACACTTCGCCACCGAGGACGATCCCTATGATTACAACAAAGGCTTTGTGTACGCACACTTCTTGACTCGTCTAAGGAAACTGAGCCCACACCAGGAAAAGTTAAAAGCCGCCATTGACATGTCAGATCTTGAAAGTGATTCCGTTGTCATGTTCCAAAAGAA ACTATACTGGGTGTTGTACGCAGTTTTGTTCCTCCTGCTGCCTCTGAACGCCCCTCTCGAATACTGGGGTGACTCTATTCTCAGCGCTACATTCGTCATTGGTTTCCTGCGTTATTTCGTTGTGCTCCACGCATCATGGTTGATTGACAGCGCTATCTGCGTCTGGGGTCTTAAACCTGGCGAAAA ATCTCCCCCGGATACGAATGCTGTGTTCATAATAACGAAGTCGTTCTGGCCCCACTACCATTACCTAGTCCCGTATGACTACAAATCAGGAGAATATGGAACATACG attctgGTTGCTCAACCGCGTTCATCCGTGTCTGGGCGGCATTAGGTTTAGCCACGGATCTACGTACAGTAGAAACCGGTACAGTGCAAAAGGCACTGGCTGACTCCGCTAAAACCAAAAAGAACTTAAAGACTTGCATCGACTCCGCGGTCACACACCAACAACTGCCAGAAGAACATTATCTCAAAAGAGGATAA